A region from the Triticum aestivum cultivar Chinese Spring chromosome 3D, IWGSC CS RefSeq v2.1, whole genome shotgun sequence genome encodes:
- the LOC123077534 gene encoding uncharacterized protein isoform X2, which produces MGRDTRCAVCSEATSGWTTRVRLGKAPDEMSTDDLELDGRGGMGRDTRCALKLLAAGQGEHIALARPVELQASLRIAGGEAVPRNQAFEKIADLFYGPRKNW; this is translated from the exons ATGGGCAGAGATACGAGGTGTGCTGTGTGCTCTGAAGCTACTAGCGGCTGGACAACGAG GGTGAGGCTTGGCAAAGCACCTGACGAAATGTCGACAGACGACCTCGAGCTCGACGG GAGGGGGGGAATGGGCAGAGATACGAGGTGTGCTCTGAAGCTACTCGCGGCTGGACAAGGAG AACATATCGccttggcccgtccggtggagttGCAGGCTTCTCTTCGCATCGCCGGTGGGGAAGCCGTGCCAAGGAACCAGGCATTTGAAAAAATTGCAGATTTGTTCTACGGGCCAAGAAAAAATT GGTGA
- the LOC123077534 gene encoding uncharacterized protein isoform X1, whose product MGRDTRCAVCSEATSGWTTRVRLGKAPDEMSTDDLELDGRGGMGRDTRCALKLLAAGQGEHIALARPVELQASLRIAGGEAVPRNQAFEKIADLFYGPRKNCV is encoded by the exons ATGGGCAGAGATACGAGGTGTGCTGTGTGCTCTGAAGCTACTAGCGGCTGGACAACGAG GGTGAGGCTTGGCAAAGCACCTGACGAAATGTCGACAGACGACCTCGAGCTCGACGG GAGGGGGGGAATGGGCAGAGATACGAGGTGTGCTCTGAAGCTACTCGCGGCTGGACAAGGAG AACATATCGccttggcccgtccggtggagttGCAGGCTTCTCTTCGCATCGCCGGTGGGGAAGCCGTGCCAAGGAACCAGGCATTTGAAAAAATTGCAGATTTGTTCTACGGGCCAAGAAAAAATTGTGTGTAG